CGGCCATGTCGGCCATGTTGGCCGCGGCCAGCGTGTCGCCGCCCAGGCTGCTCACGAGGGCGGCCGCCGTGCTGGTGGCGTTCTCCATGTACTGATTGGCCGACATGCCCGCCGTCTGGTAGGCGTTGGCCGCGTTGGCCATGACGGTCTCCTGGGCCTGCTGCATGCGGTCGTACTCGCCCGAGACCTCGTCGACCGACTTGCCGACCATCTCCGCGTACTCCTGCACGCTCGACGCCCCGCGCGCCCCGTAGAGCGTCTCGACGCCGCCCGCCAGCTGCTCGTACTGGGCGTAGGCCTCAAGGGCCTGCTTGCCCATGGCCAGCATCGCCGTACCAGCGGCAGCGGCCATGCCGGCGATGGCCTTGCCCGCCGCCCCCGCGAGGCTGCCGAGCTTGGAGAGGCCGCCCTCGATCTCGGAGGCCCCCTTCTTGACCCCGCTCGAATCGAGCGAGGAGCTAATCCTTACTTCTCCGTCCATCTGCGGATGCCTTCCTCAGCCTGTCGAAGGCCGCGCTAGCGCTTGCATTGGCATCCCCTATTGGGTCGGCCTTGCCCTTGAGCCTGTAGTGCTCGACGGCTCGGTCGAAGCCCCTGACCTCCTCCTTGTTCCACTTGGTCGCCTTGGGCCGCTTGGCCGTGCGGTAGTGGATGGCCCGTCCCATCGGCGTATCGGCTGGGGAGAGCGCCACGAGCGCCATCACCTCGCGAAACGGCAGCTCCTCGTACTCCTCGCCCAGACCGTAGGCCTGGCGCATGGTGACCACCAGCCGCTCGGCGTCCTCGTCGAAGTCGACCAGGCGCCTGCCGTTGTCTTCCCCGATGCCGAAGACCTCG
This genomic stretch from Denitrobacterium detoxificans harbors:
- a CDS encoding Gp15 family bacteriophage protein yields the protein MGPLSSSCRGTSEDGRHWSAYPLRGRMVRVYDSFRTALVLERVARDELLGTAERGTLLVRLLLVSPEGFMAEFGDDAASALRELLAEVFGIGEDNGRRLVDFDEDAERLVVTMRQAYGLGEEYEELPFREVMALVALSPADTPMGRAIHYRTAKRPKATKWNKEEVRGFDRAVEHYRLKGKADPIGDANASASAAFDRLRKASADGRRSKD